The following coding sequences lie in one Arachis ipaensis cultivar K30076 chromosome B03, Araip1.1, whole genome shotgun sequence genomic window:
- the LOC107632857 gene encoding glycine-rich cell wall structural protein 1.0-like — protein MDQVPDVLDNCHVEQRHRVGTRSNQREWRWLDDAINALDGKGRGSRGARGGCRGAKGGVRGDGGGGGRYDIGDSGGHDGGMSGGGGRDGGMGDDSGVADGGCWGEGVGGRGGDGDGGYSGGGYNSFGGGSLCDVGGGEDAG, from the exons ATGGATCAGGTGCCTGATGTTCTGGACAACTGCCATGTTGAGCAGAGACATCGTGTTGGGACACGTTCCAATCAGCGTGAGTGGAGGTGGCTTGATGATGCCATCAATGCATTGGATGGGAAGGGTCGAGGTAGTAGAGGAGCTAGGGGTGGTTGTCGAGGAGCCAAAGGTGGTGTTCGAG GTgatggaggtggtggtggaagatatGACATAGGTGATAGTGGTGGACATGACGGTGGTATGAGTGGAGGTGGTGGACGTGATGGTGGGATGGGTGACGATAGTGGAGTTGCTGATGGTGGTTGTTGGGGAGAAGGTGTTGGTGGTCGTGGTGGTGATGGAGATGGTGGTTATAGTGGCGGTGGATATAATAGTTTTGGTGGTGGATCATTATGCGATGTTGGAGGTGGCGAAGATGCCGGTTGA